From a single Geotoga petraea genomic region:
- the atpG gene encoding ATP synthase F1 subunit gamma, producing the protein MSRGKLRVIKRRIASTNSTKQITRAMQMVASARLNKIKKGIDPIREYAKEARKIIQKISPQDDSIYNRKNGETVIVTITPDMGLGGSFASDLANRAKKEAEKIDNFKGYYVVGTRGNIELKGTNKVLLSRTNLYEIPNEVNAEYILDDILDFLKDESISDIKVVYGELKNPLIQLPKTVDLLPIKYEAEIDSRYEYEPDSTVLFEEASYLYLLSQVFLYIYETKLSELYARQNAMKNATENAENLIEELNLEYNKMRQASITQELIEIVNGAQALQDS; encoded by the coding sequence TTGAGTAGAGGAAAATTACGTGTTATAAAAAGAAGGATAGCATCTACCAATTCTACAAAACAAATAACAAGAGCTATGCAAATGGTTGCTTCGGCAAGGTTAAATAAAATAAAAAAAGGTATAGACCCTATTAGGGAATACGCTAAAGAAGCTCGAAAAATTATTCAGAAAATTTCGCCTCAAGATGATTCTATTTATAATAGAAAAAATGGTGAAACGGTTATAGTTACAATAACTCCTGACATGGGACTTGGTGGATCCTTTGCTTCTGATTTAGCCAACAGAGCTAAAAAAGAAGCAGAAAAAATAGACAACTTTAAAGGGTATTATGTAGTAGGTACTCGAGGTAACATTGAATTAAAAGGGACTAACAAAGTTTTATTATCAAGAACAAACTTATATGAGATTCCTAACGAAGTAAATGCTGAATATATACTTGATGATATTTTAGATTTTTTAAAAGATGAAAGTATTTCAGACATAAAAGTAGTTTATGGTGAATTGAAAAACCCATTAATACAATTACCAAAAACTGTAGATCTTTTACCCATAAAATATGAAGCTGAAATCGATTCAAGATATGAATATGAACCAGATTCAACAGTTTTGTTCGAAGAAGCATCTTATCTTTATTTGTTATCACAAGTTTTTTTGTATATTTACGAAACAAAATTATCAGAACTATATGCAAGGCAAAATGCAATGAAAAATGCAACAGAAAATGCTGAAAATTTAATTGAAGAACTAAACTTAGAATATAACAAAATGAGACAAGCTTCTATAACACAAGAATTAATAGAAATTGTTAACGGAGCTCAAGCATTGCAAGATAGCTGA